One part of the Prochlorococcus marinus str. MIT 9313 genome encodes these proteins:
- a CDS encoding cytochrome P450, which produces MASSDDAKLRPLPNTAALSGVLEAFAFFRDPAFAQKRFERHGNVFETSLLGQPMVFIQGGQAIRDLLAQPNAVEGWWPESVRQLLGSHSLANRNGASHRARRRVIGQLFSASALQRYSAGIISMVQDLADELQAAKTALPLAERMRRFAFSVIATTVLGLEGTDRDELFVDFEIWTRALFSIPIALPGSSFAKALKARERLLRRLQKVLLKASNGNGGLDLLAGGLDEAGIPLTDEDMVEQLLLLLFAGYETTASSLSCLMRELLLNPQVETWLREEINGVDWPPAPEQATTAYDQVNAPKLDAVVSEVMRLTPAVGGFFRRTKCALVIDGVEVPKNRVVQVALAASNRHGAGDLEAFRPQRHLEDGCSATLLPFGGGERVCLGKPLAELEIRLMVVGLFHQLRLHLIPDQDLTLQMLPSPTPRDGLLTKVL; this is translated from the coding sequence ATGGCGAGTTCTGATGATGCCAAGCTTCGCCCTCTTCCCAATACAGCGGCCCTGAGTGGGGTACTTGAAGCGTTTGCATTTTTTCGCGATCCAGCCTTTGCACAGAAGCGCTTTGAGCGTCACGGGAATGTTTTTGAAACATCACTGCTCGGACAGCCAATGGTGTTCATTCAGGGCGGGCAAGCGATTCGTGATCTGCTCGCTCAACCCAACGCAGTAGAAGGTTGGTGGCCAGAGAGTGTGCGGCAGCTGTTGGGCAGCCATTCGCTGGCTAACCGCAACGGAGCCTCCCATCGAGCACGCCGAAGAGTGATAGGCCAACTGTTCTCGGCCTCAGCACTACAACGCTACAGCGCTGGCATCATCAGCATGGTTCAAGATCTTGCCGACGAACTACAAGCTGCAAAAACAGCTCTGCCTCTCGCAGAGAGAATGCGTCGTTTCGCTTTCTCGGTGATCGCCACGACGGTTCTCGGATTGGAGGGTACTGATCGCGATGAGTTGTTCGTTGATTTCGAGATCTGGACCAGAGCCCTCTTCTCAATACCGATAGCTCTTCCAGGTAGCTCCTTTGCCAAAGCGCTTAAGGCACGGGAACGGTTGTTGAGGAGGCTTCAGAAAGTGCTTTTAAAAGCATCCAATGGCAACGGTGGTCTTGATCTGCTTGCGGGAGGTCTCGATGAAGCAGGTATTCCTTTAACGGACGAAGACATGGTAGAGCAGCTTCTGCTTCTTCTGTTCGCAGGCTACGAGACCACGGCTTCTTCGCTCAGCTGTCTGATGCGGGAGCTCCTTCTCAACCCGCAAGTGGAAACCTGGCTGCGAGAGGAAATCAATGGAGTTGACTGGCCTCCAGCACCCGAGCAGGCCACCACTGCCTACGACCAGGTAAACGCACCAAAACTGGACGCTGTCGTTTCTGAGGTCATGCGACTCACGCCAGCGGTGGGAGGGTTTTTTCGCCGCACGAAATGCGCCTTGGTAATCGACGGTGTGGAGGTGCCAAAAAACCGTGTGGTACAGGTTGCTCTGGCAGCTTCTAACCGTCATGGTGCTGGCGATCTGGAAGCCTTTCGTCCCCAGCGCCACCTAGAGGATGGCTGTTCAGCAACCCTGCTGCCTTTTGGGGGGGGAGAGCGAGTATGCCTAGGCAAACCACTAGCGGAACTTGAAATACGTTTGATGGTGGTCGGCTTGTTTCACCAGTTGCGACTTCACTTGATCCCTGATCAAGACCTCACTCTGCAAATGCTGCCTAGCCCTACACCCCGAGATGGCCTGCTAACGAAAGTGCTGTAA
- a CDS encoding chlorophyll a/b-binding protein — MTFARLSQVEILHGRFAMASLASLVVIEIIKLQLTSS; from the coding sequence ATGACTTTCGCCCGATTGAGCCAAGTCGAGATCTTGCACGGGAGATTTGCAATGGCGAGCCTCGCATCACTTGTGGTGATTGAAATCATCAAGTTGCAATTGACCTCATCCTAG
- a CDS encoding FAD-dependent oxidoreductase: MLDPEASPPGTHTLCIFLPESTPEITLPTDGKDKYHNRTYRDQKQKKASAIIDYLEKNYFPELKKHILVQEIATPQTIQRYTLKSHGSIGGPQVNMSQSYMSRLAARSDWQGLYCVGDSTSQGIGVVSVTVSAISAVNAILKDLRQPQYLPLKHYPKNYVHFAKASLSQKQHSADLIPDHQKIKTVELDPRSCLSPRCVRAGPDSTHQAHIARLVEAGNWLGAAQSLRAVNPFSESTSYLSQSDDFCGSSCSQSLCPDASIPIKSLNRYVCEKVPNYIPEAAPDNGKRISIVGAGPAGLTCAHYLARLGYQIDIYEKKSEAGGTLKSIALVSRIPLSVLHREISNLLLPSIRIYFGQSLGEDITIAELRHQYDALFLACGLGEKQIQTKDVDHDFNLIHGLKFLDQFTQESTIVRGKTLTIVGATYLAMDISKLAIQNGAKKVYLIDEQSEFQSKSQAKRLNEMQELGIEIHSRIDPSAFSKLCSSSHQVIMAGLEQQRIEAQLREHLSSSLLVDVDALVDLDTLQVLGHVNVFAGGDIIRGSSSIHESIRDGRKAAAEINHAFMIKQS; the protein is encoded by the coding sequence ATGTTGGATCCTGAAGCTTCTCCGCCAGGGACACATACACTCTGTATATTTCTACCGGAATCTACTCCAGAGATCACACTGCCAACCGATGGTAAGGATAAATATCATAACCGTACATATCGAGATCAAAAGCAGAAAAAAGCATCCGCAATTATTGATTACTTAGAAAAGAATTATTTCCCAGAACTTAAAAAACATATCTTGGTTCAGGAAATAGCTACCCCACAGACGATTCAGCGCTATACCCTTAAAAGTCATGGCTCTATTGGTGGTCCACAGGTGAATATGAGCCAAAGTTATATGAGTCGGCTGGCCGCTCGCAGTGATTGGCAAGGGCTTTATTGTGTAGGCGATTCCACCAGTCAAGGGATCGGCGTAGTGTCTGTGACTGTGTCCGCAATCAGTGCAGTCAATGCCATTTTAAAGGATCTTCGTCAACCTCAATATCTACCATTAAAGCATTATCCTAAAAATTATGTTCATTTTGCTAAAGCCTCTCTATCTCAAAAACAACATTCTGCGGATTTGATTCCTGACCATCAGAAGATAAAAACTGTGGAATTAGATCCCCGATCTTGTTTGTCTCCGCGCTGCGTTCGTGCGGGTCCAGACAGTACTCATCAAGCCCATATCGCTCGTCTTGTCGAAGCCGGCAATTGGCTAGGTGCAGCCCAGTCCTTACGTGCCGTTAATCCATTTTCAGAATCAACCTCTTACCTTTCTCAATCAGACGATTTTTGTGGCTCGTCATGTTCGCAATCGTTATGTCCTGATGCTTCTATTCCCATTAAGTCATTAAATCGCTATGTATGCGAGAAAGTCCCCAACTACATACCAGAGGCAGCTCCGGATAATGGTAAGCGAATTTCTATTGTTGGGGCTGGGCCTGCTGGTCTAACATGTGCACATTATTTGGCGCGTTTGGGCTACCAAATAGACATTTACGAGAAGAAAAGTGAAGCTGGAGGGACGCTGAAATCGATTGCTCTAGTATCAAGGATTCCTCTGTCAGTATTACATCGTGAAATATCAAACCTATTATTACCTTCTATTAGGATTTATTTTGGTCAATCTTTAGGAGAAGACATTACAATTGCTGAGCTTAGGCATCAATATGATGCACTCTTTTTAGCCTGTGGTCTAGGAGAGAAGCAAATTCAGACTAAAGATGTCGATCACGATTTTAACTTGATTCATGGGTTGAAGTTTTTAGACCAATTTACTCAGGAGTCAACTATTGTTAGAGGGAAGACCTTGACAATAGTTGGCGCTACCTACCTTGCTATGGATATCTCAAAGTTGGCAATTCAAAACGGTGCAAAGAAGGTTTATCTGATTGACGAGCAGTCTGAATTTCAATCGAAATCTCAGGCTAAGCGTTTAAATGAAATGCAAGAACTTGGAATTGAGATTCACTCCAGAATAGATCCTTCAGCTTTCTCTAAACTCTGTAGTTCTTCTCATCAGGTGATCATGGCAGGTTTGGAACAACAGCGTATTGAGGCTCAATTAAGGGAGCATCTAAGTTCAAGCCTTTTGGTTGATGTTGATGCCTTGGTTGACTTAGACACGCTACAGGTTCTGGGTCACGTCAATGTATTCGCCGGCGGAGATATCATTAGAGGCTCCAGTAGCATTCATGAGTCAATTAGAGACGGTCGCAAGGCAGCAGCAGAAATTAATCATGCCTTCATGATCAAGCAATCTTGA
- a CDS encoding phytoene desaturase family protein yields MLDRDILLPYYDVLVVGAGIGGLTAAALLAKRGYRVLVVEQHYLPGGCASIFRRQGFTFDVGASLFFGFGEKGYNPHQFVMNELEEDITLVPMDETFTIHLDQQTKVSMYTQRERFWAEMCSCFPHQSEQIKALLSEFESFYNESLDSYGGQFFAPAETPPQHGINLMFTRPFYLARLLNYLLSTQEQLFRRFTRDPQILKLFTLLNQNMTTCGLDQTPAIAGPMIHVESYTGGCYYAQGSPQTLANKLEKAIHKYGGKILYRNRIDKILIKNGKAIGCQLENGLKIKSHTVISNTTVWNLYGKLIVRSISPAEKESGQGNLGQVIVYLVFILVLKQKLSPRRLSLHKFCPLMTMALQVI; encoded by the coding sequence GTGCTTGACCGCGATATTTTGTTGCCCTATTATGATGTCTTGGTAGTTGGCGCTGGGATTGGTGGACTAACAGCAGCGGCACTTCTGGCTAAGCGTGGTTACAGAGTTTTGGTGGTAGAGCAGCATTATCTCCCTGGTGGATGCGCGAGTATCTTTCGCCGTCAAGGGTTTACATTTGATGTAGGAGCTTCTCTCTTTTTTGGGTTTGGAGAAAAAGGCTATAACCCACATCAATTTGTGATGAATGAGTTGGAGGAAGACATTACTCTTGTGCCGATGGATGAAACCTTCACTATCCATCTAGATCAGCAAACCAAAGTTTCTATGTATACACAACGTGAAAGATTTTGGGCAGAAATGTGTTCTTGTTTTCCACACCAATCAGAACAAATCAAAGCATTACTAAGTGAATTCGAATCTTTTTATAATGAGTCATTGGATAGCTATGGAGGTCAGTTTTTTGCGCCAGCGGAAACGCCACCGCAACATGGCATCAATTTGATGTTTACGCGACCTTTTTATTTAGCAAGGTTGCTTAATTATCTGCTTTCAACTCAAGAGCAACTATTTCGACGCTTCACACGTGATCCGCAGATTCTCAAACTATTTACGCTTTTAAATCAAAATATGACCACTTGTGGATTGGACCAGACACCTGCCATCGCCGGCCCAATGATCCACGTAGAATCTTACACAGGTGGTTGCTATTATGCTCAAGGATCACCACAGACTCTGGCGAATAAGCTAGAAAAAGCTATTCATAAATATGGTGGAAAAATATTATATCGTAATCGCATTGACAAGATCTTAATTAAGAATGGGAAGGCGATTGGCTGTCAGCTTGAAAATGGCCTTAAGATTAAATCTCATACAGTAATCTCAAACACAACCGTCTGGAATCTCTATGGTAAGTTGATCGTTCGCAGCATATCTCCCGCAGAAAAAGAAAGTGGGCAAGGAAATTTAGGCCAAGTTATAGTGTATTTGGTGTTTATCTTGGTGTTAAAGCAGAAGCTGTCCCCACGACGATTAAGCCTACACAAATTCTGCCCTTTAATGACAATGGCTCTTCAAGTTATCTGA
- a CDS encoding DUF805 domain-containing protein, translated as MSVFDLYSTFWTQGFDFKGRTKRIDYWTIVLVNVLLGLVLNQLQGGFYSIYALFAVASIIPGVAMQVRRIRDTGRQWQWIFIALIPFIGALWLLWIVIGPSAESSQEG; from the coding sequence GTGTCCGTTTTCGATCTCTACAGCACGTTCTGGACTCAGGGTTTTGACTTCAAGGGTCGAACCAAGCGTATTGACTACTGGACCATTGTTCTCGTCAATGTTCTGCTCGGCCTTGTTCTCAACCAGCTGCAAGGCGGGTTTTACTCGATTTACGCGCTTTTTGCTGTTGCAAGCATCATTCCTGGCGTTGCTATGCAGGTTCGTCGAATACGCGATACCGGCCGTCAGTGGCAATGGATTTTCATCGCTTTAATTCCCTTCATTGGAGCCTTATGGCTGCTTTGGATTGTGATCGGCCCTTCAGCTGAGAGTTCGCAAGAGGGATAA
- a CDS encoding acid phosphatase, with protein MQLAPATFLSLGMAFIGTSFPTIAVAGPQPYRECLIASADVPEIGHGLLQGYLNKEDRPDSLQLLPAPPTLGNSDHALDNTISQRSFSLPGTPRWNLAATDADLNFPGAAGTFSCAIGITISEEATPRLYMLLRRSLTDAGLSTYAAKNNYNRRRPFLVNKKMICSPQDTAELTKDPSYPSGHTAIGWAWALILSEMVPERRDQILARGLAFGESRHLCNVHWYSDVVNGQLMGAASVALLHANADFRSDFAAAKAEVSEARSRGLQPNRDCSVEAAALAQDTMR; from the coding sequence ATGCAATTAGCCCCTGCGACATTTCTTAGCCTTGGGATGGCTTTCATCGGCACTAGTTTCCCGACTATTGCAGTCGCTGGGCCTCAGCCATATCGGGAATGTCTCATCGCGAGTGCCGATGTGCCTGAAATTGGGCATGGTCTACTTCAGGGATATTTAAACAAGGAGGATCGGCCGGATAGCTTGCAGTTGCTGCCTGCACCGCCAACGCTAGGCAATTCTGATCACGCTCTAGACAACACAATCTCTCAGAGAAGCTTCTCGCTCCCTGGGACACCCCGCTGGAATCTTGCTGCTACTGATGCTGATTTGAATTTTCCTGGGGCAGCCGGCACCTTTTCCTGCGCAATAGGTATCACCATTAGTGAAGAAGCAACGCCGAGGCTCTACATGCTTTTACGCCGGAGCCTTACTGATGCGGGCTTGTCCACTTATGCAGCCAAGAATAACTACAACCGCCGCAGACCTTTCTTAGTGAATAAGAAGATGATCTGCTCACCTCAAGACACCGCAGAGCTGACGAAAGATCCCTCCTATCCATCAGGTCACACTGCGATTGGCTGGGCCTGGGCTCTGATCCTGAGTGAAATGGTTCCAGAGCGCCGTGACCAAATTCTTGCCCGAGGACTGGCCTTCGGGGAGAGCCGCCATCTGTGCAATGTGCACTGGTATAGCGATGTGGTCAACGGTCAACTGATGGGCGCAGCCTCTGTAGCGCTGCTTCATGCCAATGCTGACTTTCGTTCTGACTTCGCAGCTGCGAAAGCTGAGGTTTCAGAAGCTCGTTCAAGGGGATTGCAACCAAATCGTGATTGCAGCGTTGAGGCTGCAGCGCTGGCCCAGGACACCATGCGTTAG
- a CDS encoding cupin domain-containing protein, with translation MKDSSILRLIEQFQLSPHPEGGWYREVIRSDLTVKRSDGHQRNAITGIFFLLGKDDKSCWHCVDGADEIWIHLQGAPLSLWRLDPISNEIVRLTLDAAQPMQMIPAGCWQAACSQGAYTLVSCCVGPGFDFEDFKMLRNIPKQCWPEKALRELI, from the coding sequence TTGAAAGACAGCAGCATCTTGAGACTCATTGAGCAATTCCAGTTATCCCCACATCCCGAGGGAGGCTGGTACCGGGAAGTCATCCGAAGTGATCTGACAGTAAAACGAAGTGATGGTCATCAACGCAATGCCATCACAGGGATCTTTTTTCTCTTAGGCAAGGATGATAAAAGTTGTTGGCATTGCGTTGATGGTGCAGATGAAATCTGGATTCACCTTCAGGGAGCACCGCTCTCTCTTTGGCGACTAGATCCAATTAGCAATGAAATCGTCAGATTGACTCTGGATGCAGCACAGCCAATGCAAATGATCCCCGCAGGATGTTGGCAAGCTGCTTGCAGCCAAGGTGCCTATACCTTGGTGAGCTGCTGTGTTGGTCCAGGTTTTGACTTCGAAGACTTCAAGATGCTTCGCAACATCCCCAAGCAATGCTGGCCAGAGAAAGCCCTTCGTGAGCTGATTTGA